One Algihabitans albus DNA segment encodes these proteins:
- a CDS encoding acylphosphatase — protein MATVGDTRVRVLISGKVQGVWFRGWTQRAAETLGLSGWVRNLSDGRVEAVFAGPKPKTEEMLERCRQGPPLARVESVEVDDHHGPLEPGFHTRPTI, from the coding sequence ATGGCGACCGTCGGCGACACGCGGGTGCGGGTCTTGATCTCCGGTAAGGTGCAGGGAGTCTGGTTTCGCGGCTGGACCCAGCGGGCGGCGGAGACGCTCGGGCTGTCCGGCTGGGTGCGCAACCTTTCGGACGGCCGGGTCGAGGCGGTATTCGCCGGGCCGAAGCCTAAAACCGAGGAAATGCTGGAGCGCTGTCGCCAGGGCCCGCCGCTGGCCAGAGTCGAGAGCGTCGAAGTCGACGACCATCACGGGCCTTTGGAGCCCGGCTTTCATACACGCCCTACGATCTAG
- a CDS encoding NAD(P)/FAD-dependent oxidoreductase yields MLTNAPDLPAGPPGHVAVVGTGIIGVCCARALQRDGHRVTLIDRNPLGEGASFGNSSVLATESVVPVATPGIWRQVPKMLLDPLGPLSLRWQYLPQLTPWLLRFLAASRPEAVERISLALQALLDDAIPSYRQLLKDAGAEELLVRRGWIAAYTTEAGLQSYRRLAELQHRRGVEVAELSVAEMRQMEPALTPELAGGFYYPQVAHALDPQRVLLALAELVQRHGGRILRRDVVGFRVAEGRVEAVETTDDSLDCDAVVVAAGAWSKELAKRLGVKVPLDTERGYHLTIPTPGIALSRPVYSTEFGMACTPLASGLRLGGTVELGGPVAAPNWKRAQVLAKRGLQLFPDLDTREASRWMGFRPSLPDSLPVLGPAPRASNAVLAFGHGHLGLTLGARTGRLVADLVAGRPAAIDLAPFAATRF; encoded by the coding sequence ATGCTTACAAACGCCCCGGATCTGCCGGCTGGTCCGCCGGGCCATGTCGCCGTCGTCGGAACCGGCATCATCGGCGTCTGCTGTGCCCGTGCCTTGCAGCGTGACGGCCACCGGGTGACCTTGATCGACAGAAACCCGCTCGGCGAAGGCGCGTCTTTCGGGAACTCTTCGGTCTTGGCCACGGAATCCGTCGTGCCCGTGGCGACGCCGGGCATCTGGCGCCAGGTGCCGAAGATGCTCTTGGATCCTTTGGGTCCGCTGTCCTTGCGCTGGCAGTATCTGCCGCAGCTGACACCCTGGTTGCTCCGCTTTCTGGCGGCGAGCCGGCCGGAGGCCGTCGAGCGGATCTCCCTGGCCCTGCAGGCCCTGCTCGATGACGCTATTCCTTCCTACCGGCAACTCCTGAAGGATGCCGGCGCCGAGGAGCTTCTGGTGCGGCGCGGATGGATCGCCGCCTACACGACCGAGGCCGGGCTGCAAAGTTATCGCCGCCTGGCGGAGCTGCAGCACCGCCGCGGCGTGGAAGTCGCGGAACTCTCGGTCGCCGAGATGCGCCAGATGGAACCGGCATTGACCCCCGAACTGGCCGGCGGCTTCTACTATCCGCAGGTTGCGCATGCCCTAGACCCCCAGCGTGTCTTGCTTGCTTTGGCCGAACTGGTCCAGCGTCACGGCGGTCGGATTCTGCGCCGCGACGTCGTCGGCTTCCGGGTCGCGGAGGGCCGGGTGGAAGCTGTCGAGACGACGGACGACTCGCTCGACTGCGACGCCGTCGTGGTGGCCGCCGGTGCCTGGTCCAAGGAACTCGCCAAGCGGTTGGGCGTCAAGGTGCCGCTGGATACCGAGCGCGGCTATCACTTGACGATCCCGACCCCCGGTATCGCGCTCAGCCGGCCTGTCTACTCCACCGAGTTCGGAATGGCCTGTACCCCCTTGGCTTCGGGTCTGCGTCTCGGCGGTACCGTCGAGCTGGGCGGCCCGGTGGCGGCGCCGAACTGGAAACGGGCCCAGGTTCTGGCGAAGCGCGGCCTGCAGCTCTTTCCGGATCTCGATACGCGAGAGGCCAGCCGCTGGATGGGGTTCCGACCGTCGCTGCCGGACTCGCTGCCCGTGCTGGGGCCGGCGCCGCGCGCCTCGAATGCCGTTCTCGCCTTCGGGCATGGTCATCTGGGCTTGACACTCGGTGCCCGGACGGGCCGCCTCGTCGCGGATCTGGTCGCCGGCCGGCCGGCGGCCATCGACCTTGCGCCTTTCGCCGCCACCCGGTTTTAG
- the recO gene encoding DNA repair protein RecO — translation MLEWTDEAIVLTARPHGESGAIVSLLTELHGRHSGFVRGGQGRQLRPVLQPGNAVSATWSARLSEHMGNLSLESTAAHAARYLDDRARLAALASSAAVCDRALPDREPHPASYHGLLALIEALAGAHWAEAYVQWEVMLLKDLGYGLDLETCAAGGSNDQLAYVSPRTGRAVSRSAGEPYADRLLPLPRFLIGRGRSAPDDIAMGLRLTAHFLALHVFYPQNSDLPAARKRLTDALAPRSA, via the coding sequence ATGCTCGAATGGACCGACGAGGCAATTGTTCTGACGGCGCGCCCGCATGGGGAAAGCGGTGCCATCGTCTCGCTGCTGACCGAGCTGCACGGTCGGCATTCCGGCTTCGTGCGGGGCGGGCAAGGGCGGCAGCTCCGCCCGGTCCTGCAGCCGGGCAATGCTGTCAGCGCGACCTGGTCGGCCCGGCTGTCCGAGCACATGGGCAATCTCAGCCTGGAATCGACCGCGGCCCATGCCGCCCGCTATCTCGACGACCGGGCGCGCCTGGCCGCCTTGGCCTCCTCCGCCGCCGTCTGCGACCGCGCACTCCCCGACCGCGAGCCGCATCCGGCCAGCTATCACGGTCTCTTGGCCCTGATCGAGGCGCTGGCCGGCGCGCACTGGGCCGAAGCCTATGTGCAGTGGGAGGTGATGCTGCTGAAGGACCTCGGCTACGGTCTGGACCTGGAGACTTGCGCCGCCGGCGGCTCTAACGACCAATTGGCCTACGTGTCGCCGCGGACCGGACGGGCGGTCTCGCGGTCCGCAGGGGAGCCCTATGCCGATCGTTTGCTGCCGCTTCCCCGCTTCCTGATCGGCCGTGGCCGGAGCGCGCCCGACGACATTGCCATGGGACTGCGGTTGACGGCTCATTTTCTGGCTCTGCATGTGTTTTATCCACAGAACAGCGATCTGCCGGCGGCCCGTAAACGTTTAACCGACGCGCTTGCTCCTCGTAGCGCTTGA
- the era gene encoding GTPase Era: MSDAATRCAVVALVGAPNAGKSTLLNQAVGSKISIVTHKVQTTRTRVRGIALRESVQLIFVDTPGIFAARDRLQRAMVAAAWNAIQDADLVVYLFDAQRQSPDAATQEILQGLGKRARRRVLALNKVDAVPRESLLTLSATLNDLASFERTFMISALSGDGVGDLLDWLAVEAPEGPWLYPEDQVSDLPLRLLAAEVTREKLFLNLHQELPYALTVETEAWEEFKDGSVKIDQTIYLQRETQKRIAIGAGGRTIRKIREQAQAELQALIERPVHLYLFVKVRERWIDDPERYRDWGLDWQA, from the coding sequence GTGAGCGACGCTGCGACGCGCTGCGCCGTCGTGGCTCTGGTCGGCGCGCCCAACGCCGGCAAGTCCACCCTGCTGAACCAGGCGGTCGGCAGCAAGATTTCGATCGTGACTCACAAGGTGCAGACTACCCGCACGCGGGTGCGGGGCATCGCACTGCGGGAGTCGGTGCAGCTTATCTTCGTGGACACGCCGGGGATCTTCGCCGCCAGGGATCGCCTGCAGCGCGCCATGGTCGCAGCGGCCTGGAATGCGATCCAGGATGCCGACTTGGTGGTCTACCTGTTCGATGCGCAGCGGCAGTCGCCCGATGCGGCGACGCAGGAAATCCTGCAGGGCCTGGGCAAGCGGGCGCGCCGTCGCGTTCTCGCGCTGAACAAGGTCGATGCGGTCCCGCGCGAGAGCCTGCTGACCTTGTCCGCGACCTTGAACGACCTCGCGAGCTTCGAGCGGACCTTCATGATCTCCGCCTTGAGCGGCGATGGCGTGGGGGATCTGCTCGACTGGCTGGCCGTGGAGGCGCCCGAGGGACCCTGGCTTTATCCCGAGGACCAGGTCTCCGATCTCCCGCTCCGTCTGCTGGCCGCGGAGGTGACCCGGGAGAAGCTCTTCCTCAACCTGCATCAAGAGCTGCCCTACGCACTGACGGTGGAGACCGAGGCCTGGGAGGAATTCAAGGACGGTTCGGTTAAGATCGACCAGACCATCTACTTGCAGCGTGAAACCCAGAAGCGCATCGCCATCGGAGCTGGCGGCCGAACCATCCGGAAGATCCGCGAACAGGCCCAGGCGGAACTGCAGGCGCTGATCGAGCGGCCGGTGCATCTCTATCTTTTCGTCAAGGTTCGCGAGCGCTGGATCGACGATCCCGAGCGCTACCGGGACTGGGGCCTCGACTGGCAGGCCTGA
- the rnc gene encoding ribonuclease III, which translates to MASDNAAAPGQRADLAALARRLGYDFANPALLAQALTHASRAGGAERSYERMEFLGDRVLGCLVAELLYRTFPTENEGALGKRFAALVRRETLAEVAGPEGLDLGPHLALSRGEQESGGRDNPATLADACEAVIAALYLDGGLETARRLIEPIWTPLLKADPTPPQDAKTRLQEWAQARGLALPCYEEIARSGPDHAPHFTLRVSLSDGRKAEAEGRSKRNAEQAAAEAMLAELAERDT; encoded by the coding sequence ATGGCATCCGATAATGCGGCGGCGCCCGGACAGAGGGCGGACCTTGCGGCTCTCGCCCGGCGTCTCGGCTACGACTTCGCCAATCCCGCCTTGCTCGCGCAGGCGCTGACCCACGCCAGCCGGGCCGGCGGCGCCGAACGGTCCTACGAACGCATGGAGTTCCTCGGCGATCGGGTGCTGGGCTGTCTGGTCGCGGAGTTGCTCTATCGGACCTTTCCGACGGAAAACGAAGGAGCGCTCGGCAAGCGTTTCGCCGCTCTGGTGCGGCGGGAGACCTTGGCCGAAGTCGCGGGACCGGAAGGTCTGGATCTTGGACCGCATCTGGCCTTGTCGCGCGGCGAGCAGGAATCGGGCGGCCGCGACAACCCTGCGACCCTCGCCGATGCCTGTGAAGCGGTGATTGCCGCGCTTTATCTCGACGGTGGACTGGAGACGGCGAGACGGCTGATCGAGCCGATCTGGACGCCGCTTCTGAAGGCGGACCCGACGCCGCCTCAGGATGCCAAGACCCGACTGCAGGAATGGGCGCAGGCGCGCGGCCTGGCATTGCCCTGCTATGAGGAAATCGCACGCAGCGGTCCGGACCACGCACCGCACTTCACACTCCGGGTCAGTTTGTCCGACGGGCGCAAGGCCGAGGCCGAGGGTCGCTCCAAACGGAACGCCGAGCAGGCCGCCGCCGAGGCGATGCTGGCGGAGCTGGCGGAGCGCGACACGTGA
- the paaK gene encoding phenylacetate--CoA ligase PaaK — MEDLTPAKDLLDPIEVASRDEISALQLERLQWSLRHAYEKVPHYRKAFDAAGAHPDEVASLEDLARFPFTNKADLRDNYPFGLFAVPREQVVRIHASSGTTGKPTVVGYTRNDIDVWSDVMARSIRAAGGRSGDIAHIAYGYGLFTGGLGAHYGAERLGCTVVPISGGMTERQVQLIEDFQPRIIMVTPSYMLSILDEFDRRGLDPRLCSLKVGIFGAEPWTEKMRSEIERRFDMHAVDIYGLSEVMGPGVANECVETKDGLHLWEDHFYPEVIDPVSGEVLPDGEMGELVFTSLTKEALPIVRYRTRDLTRLLPGTARSMRRMEKITGRSDDMIILRGVNVFPTQVEEMILQTGGLAPHYQIELSRKGRMDSMTVLVEARETCTGTARDAACSELVHHIKSNVGVSCKVRVMDPGQVERSVGKAKRVVDLRPRD; from the coding sequence ATGGAGGACCTGACGCCCGCCAAGGATCTGCTCGATCCGATCGAAGTCGCGTCGCGCGACGAGATTTCAGCGCTGCAGCTGGAGCGTCTGCAGTGGAGCCTGCGGCATGCCTACGAAAAGGTTCCGCACTATCGGAAGGCCTTCGACGCGGCCGGCGCGCACCCCGACGAGGTCGCCTCGCTGGAGGATCTGGCCAGGTTCCCCTTCACCAACAAGGCGGATCTGCGGGACAACTACCCCTTCGGTCTTTTCGCCGTTCCCCGGGAGCAGGTCGTCCGCATCCATGCCTCCTCCGGCACGACCGGCAAACCGACGGTGGTCGGCTATACACGCAACGACATTGACGTCTGGTCCGACGTCATGGCGCGGTCCATCCGCGCGGCCGGCGGCCGTTCCGGCGATATCGCCCACATCGCCTACGGCTACGGTCTCTTCACCGGCGGGCTGGGCGCACACTACGGCGCCGAACGGCTCGGCTGTACCGTGGTGCCGATCTCGGGCGGCATGACGGAACGGCAAGTCCAGCTGATCGAGGACTTCCAGCCCCGCATCATCATGGTCACCCCCTCCTACATGCTCTCGATCCTCGACGAGTTCGACCGTCGCGGCCTCGACCCGCGCCTCTGCTCACTCAAGGTCGGAATCTTCGGGGCGGAGCCCTGGACCGAAAAGATGCGCAGCGAGATCGAGCGGCGCTTCGACATGCACGCGGTCGATATCTACGGCCTTTCGGAGGTGATGGGCCCGGGCGTCGCGAACGAATGCGTCGAGACCAAGGATGGTCTGCACCTCTGGGAGGACCATTTCTATCCGGAGGTCATCGATCCGGTGAGCGGCGAGGTTTTGCCCGACGGCGAAATGGGCGAGCTGGTCTTCACCTCCCTGACGAAGGAAGCCCTGCCAATCGTCCGCTACCGCACGCGCGATCTGACCCGCTTGCTGCCCGGCACCGCGCGCTCCATGCGGCGGATGGAAAAGATCACCGGCCGCTCCGACGACATGATCATCCTGCGCGGCGTCAACGTCTTCCCGACTCAGGTCGAGGAGATGATCTTACAGACCGGAGGCCTCGCGCCTCACTACCAGATCGAGCTGAGTCGCAAGGGCCGCATGGACAGCATGACGGTCCTGGTCGAGGCGCGCGAGACCTGCACCGGCACTGCGCGCGATGCGGCCTGCAGCGAACTGGTCCATCACATCAAGTCGAACGTCGGCGTCAGCTGCAAGGTCCGCGTGATGGATCCCGGCCAGGTCGAACGTTCGGTCGGAAAAGCGAAGCGGGTCGTCGATCTGCGCCCAAGGGACTAG
- a CDS encoding NUDIX domain-containing protein — MITFGVIEPGRFYTRRRGAYALILTDTDDLLVINQRGEIILPGGGLDPGETEEQALKREMVEETGHAIDVGAKIGEAREFTYETSYESHFDKICVFFRAVLGRRLAEPIEDDHEMLWMPRAQASERLSKGSQRWAASQAA; from the coding sequence ATGATCACTTTCGGTGTTATCGAGCCCGGTCGCTTCTACACTCGGCGTCGCGGCGCCTATGCCCTGATCCTGACCGACACCGACGACCTGCTGGTGATTAACCAGCGTGGCGAGATTATCCTGCCCGGTGGCGGTCTCGATCCGGGTGAGACGGAGGAACAGGCGCTGAAGCGCGAGATGGTCGAGGAGACGGGGCACGCCATCGACGTCGGCGCGAAGATCGGCGAGGCGCGCGAGTTCACCTACGAGACCAGCTACGAGAGTCACTTCGACAAGATCTGCGTGTTTTTTCGCGCCGTACTCGGCCGCAGGCTCGCCGAGCCGATCGAGGACGATCACGAGATGCTCTGGATGCCGCGTGCGCAGGCGTCCGAGCGCCTCTCGAAAGGCTCGCAGCGCTGGGCGGCCTCGCAAGCGGCATAG
- a CDS encoding SDR family NAD(P)-dependent oxidoreductase, whose product MANLSGRVALVTGASRGIGEAVARRLAQAGAAVALTARSGAAVQAVAGEINEAGGKAAAFTCDVADFAQVAATAAAVESELGSVDILINNAGILDPIGALHEVDPEAFMTTQRVNIGGAAAAARAVLPGMLARGQGTIVNISSGAAHSPLEGWTAYCTSKAGLLMLTRCLARDYGDKGLRIYGFGPGVVDTEMQVKIRASGVGPVAKLQRTDLAAADRPAEVIAWLCSEAAADLAGQELSIRDPELLQRVGLEAA is encoded by the coding sequence ATGGCGAATCTGAGCGGGCGCGTTGCCCTTGTCACCGGCGCGAGCCGTGGGATCGGCGAGGCCGTCGCCCGGCGTCTGGCGCAGGCCGGCGCTGCTGTCGCCTTGACGGCACGCAGCGGCGCTGCGGTACAGGCCGTTGCGGGTGAGATCAACGAAGCCGGCGGCAAGGCTGCCGCCTTTACCTGCGATGTCGCCGACTTCGCCCAGGTCGCGGCGACTGCGGCGGCGGTCGAGAGCGAACTCGGCTCCGTCGATATCCTGATCAACAACGCCGGCATTCTCGACCCGATCGGCGCCCTTCATGAGGTGGATCCGGAGGCCTTCATGACTACTCAGCGGGTCAACATCGGCGGTGCCGCCGCCGCTGCCCGCGCGGTCTTGCCGGGCATGCTGGCGCGGGGGCAGGGAACGATCGTCAACATCTCCTCCGGTGCGGCGCACTCTCCGCTGGAGGGTTGGACCGCCTACTGCACCAGCAAGGCCGGTCTCCTTATGCTGACGCGCTGCTTGGCGCGCGACTATGGGGACAAGGGGCTCCGGATCTACGGTTTCGGACCCGGCGTGGTGGATACCGAGATGCAGGTCAAGATACGGGCGTCGGGAGTCGGTCCGGTGGCCAAGCTGCAGCGCACCGATCTCGCGGCGGCGGACCGTCCGGCGGAGGTGATCGCCTGGCTCTGTTCGGAAGCGGCGGCGGACCTGGCTGGACAGGAGCTTTCGATCCGCGATCCGGAGCTCTTGCAGCGGGTTGGCCTGGAAGCGGCGTGA
- a CDS encoding BCCT family transporter has translation MLKTALLPTALLITGAVAVWGILDTTGLAAFASQLVAVQFTSRAWFIMLAVSFMLITSVALALSRYGRIKLGHDDDEPEFSTISWLTMLFAAGMGVGLLYWGTAEPLTHYLIVADYQDPREAAGFALFLTNFHWGLHAWAIYALTGLVIAYFGFRRDCPTLVSAPILHVFGVNPVTRCVGWLSDLLAIVAIAIGLGGSVAMGVFQVQEGVEALFGLPDMGLWLALAIFAVLCAAYVPPLLVDLGRGMALLSNIAMAVAGGLLIFILLTGPTHFLMGGIVEAAGEYFSGAFTQGFRTFTFLDERVGDWFQSWTLTYMVWWLAWAPFVGVFIARISRGRTIRQFVGGVVLVPTAFSIVWFGVFGGVGFYGVLNTDLPVLEVARNNVSGVTFFVLENFPLPTLTIAAVVVAAFLFIITSVVSAAFVLGMFSTGGGLNPSVRIKLSWGVVLGALGLVMILSGSIDAVKSIIALGALPFVFIVLLLVVCLLKELKSERVQEP, from the coding sequence GTGTTGAAGACAGCTTTGCTGCCAACCGCCTTGCTGATCACCGGGGCCGTCGCAGTCTGGGGTATCCTCGACACGACCGGCCTCGCTGCCTTCGCGTCTCAGCTCGTGGCCGTGCAGTTCACCAGCCGCGCCTGGTTCATCATGTTGGCCGTCAGCTTCATGCTGATCACCTCGGTGGCGCTCGCGCTGTCCCGCTATGGCCGTATCAAGCTGGGCCACGACGACGACGAGCCGGAGTTCTCGACCATCTCCTGGCTGACAATGCTGTTCGCGGCCGGAATGGGCGTCGGCCTGCTCTACTGGGGCACCGCCGAACCTCTGACTCACTACCTTATCGTCGCCGACTACCAGGATCCCCGAGAGGCGGCGGGATTCGCGCTCTTCCTCACCAACTTCCACTGGGGTCTGCACGCCTGGGCGATCTATGCGCTGACCGGATTGGTCATCGCTTACTTCGGCTTTCGGCGCGATTGCCCGACACTCGTCAGCGCCCCGATCCTCCACGTATTCGGCGTCAACCCGGTCACCCGCTGCGTCGGCTGGCTGAGCGACCTGCTGGCGATCGTCGCCATTGCCATCGGCCTTGGCGGTTCGGTGGCGATGGGGGTCTTCCAGGTGCAGGAGGGCGTGGAGGCCCTGTTCGGTCTTCCGGACATGGGGCTGTGGCTGGCACTTGCCATCTTCGCGGTGCTCTGTGCCGCCTACGTACCGCCTCTGCTCGTCGACCTGGGGCGTGGCATGGCGCTCCTGTCCAACATCGCCATGGCCGTGGCCGGCGGGCTTCTCATTTTCATTCTTCTCACCGGCCCGACACATTTTCTGATGGGCGGCATCGTCGAGGCGGCCGGCGAGTATTTCTCCGGCGCCTTCACACAAGGCTTTCGCACCTTCACCTTCCTGGACGAAAGGGTCGGCGATTGGTTCCAGTCCTGGACCTTGACCTACATGGTCTGGTGGCTCGCCTGGGCCCCCTTCGTCGGCGTCTTCATCGCGCGGATCTCGCGCGGCCGGACCATCCGCCAGTTCGTCGGCGGCGTGGTTCTGGTACCGACGGCCTTTTCGATCGTCTGGTTCGGGGTGTTCGGCGGTGTCGGCTTCTACGGTGTGCTCAATACGGATCTGCCGGTGCTCGAGGTCGCGCGCAACAACGTCAGCGGTGTGACCTTCTTCGTCCTCGAAAACTTTCCCCTGCCAACGCTGACCATTGCGGCCGTCGTGGTTGCGGCTTTCCTCTTCATCATCACCAGCGTGGTCAGCGCCGCTTTCGTCCTGGGCATGTTTTCGACCGGCGGCGGCTTGAACCCGAGCGTCCGCATCAAACTGAGCTGGGGCGTCGTCCTGGGGGCGCTCGGCCTGGTGATGATCCTCTCGGGCAGCATCGACGCGGTAAAGTCGATCATCGCCCTGGGCGCTCTGCCTTTCGTGTTCATCGTTCTGCTGCTGGTCGTTTGCCTGCTGAAGGAACTCAAATCCGAGAGAGTGCAGGAACCATGA
- a CDS encoding acetyl-CoA carboxylase biotin carboxylase subunit, translating into MFDKVLIANRGEIACRVIKTCKRLGIATVAVYSDADAEGLHVRLADEAVHIGGSAAAESYLRAERIIQAAKDTGAQAVHPGFGFLSEKADFVEALEAAGLVFIGPPPKAIAAMGDKIESKKIAAEAGVSTVPGFMGIIESGEQAVEIARDIGYPVMLKASAGGGGKGMRIAHNDREASDGFRSAQNEARSSFGDDRVFVEKFVEEPRHIEIQVLADGQGRTLYLGERECSIQRRHQKVIEEAPSPFIDAETRRRMGEQAVTLADAVGYSSAGTVEFIVDKDRNFYFLEMNTRLQVEHPVTEMITGLDLVEWMIRIAAGQALTLAQDEVKLNGWAIEARVYAEDPLRNFLPSIGRLVRYQAPEETAAVRVDTGVGEGSEISMFYDPMIAKLATWGETRDAAIAEMRRALDAFYIRGVNHNIPFLAAVMAAERFQAGRLTTNYIAEEYPDGFQGRALPAENRNRLVSVAAVLQWRSERGGERRKNGGGGVEPVERVVMVGREPHVARILPIGATFSVEFDGGRHLIESDWKPGQPLFKGHLDEHPITVQVDAAGPRWKLTHDGGTVDVLVLRPRLAELAELMPVKVPPDMSRFLLSPMPGLLVSLAVTEGQEIKAGEELAVVEAMKMENVLRAERDGKIAKLQAAPGDNLAVDQVIIEFD; encoded by the coding sequence ATGTTCGACAAAGTCTTGATCGCCAACCGCGGCGAGATCGCCTGCCGCGTCATCAAGACCTGCAAGCGCTTGGGCATCGCGACGGTGGCGGTCTACTCCGACGCCGATGCCGAAGGGCTGCACGTTCGCCTCGCCGACGAGGCCGTTCACATCGGAGGTTCCGCGGCCGCGGAGAGTTATCTGCGGGCGGAGCGGATCATTCAGGCCGCGAAGGACACCGGCGCTCAGGCGGTCCATCCGGGTTTCGGATTTCTTTCCGAAAAGGCCGACTTCGTCGAAGCGCTGGAGGCTGCCGGACTGGTTTTCATCGGCCCGCCGCCGAAGGCCATCGCCGCCATGGGCGACAAGATCGAGTCGAAGAAGATCGCGGCCGAGGCGGGTGTCAGTACCGTGCCCGGCTTCATGGGGATCATCGAGTCGGGCGAACAGGCGGTCGAGATCGCCCGCGATATCGGTTACCCGGTCATGCTCAAGGCTTCGGCGGGCGGCGGCGGCAAGGGCATGCGCATCGCTCACAACGATCGGGAAGCCTCCGACGGCTTCCGCAGCGCCCAGAACGAGGCGCGCTCGAGTTTTGGCGACGACAGGGTCTTCGTCGAGAAGTTCGTGGAGGAGCCGCGCCATATCGAGATTCAGGTGCTGGCAGACGGGCAGGGCCGGACGCTCTATCTGGGCGAACGCGAATGTTCGATCCAGCGCCGCCACCAGAAGGTCATCGAGGAAGCGCCAAGCCCCTTCATCGATGCCGAGACGCGTCGTCGCATGGGCGAGCAGGCAGTCACCTTGGCCGATGCCGTTGGCTACAGCAGCGCCGGGACCGTCGAGTTCATCGTCGATAAGGACCGCAACTTCTATTTCCTCGAGATGAACACCCGCCTGCAGGTCGAACATCCGGTCACCGAGATGATCACCGGACTGGATCTGGTCGAGTGGATGATCCGCATCGCGGCCGGCCAGGCTCTGACCCTCGCTCAGGACGAGGTGAAACTGAACGGCTGGGCGATCGAGGCGCGGGTCTACGCGGAAGACCCCCTGCGCAACTTCCTGCCGTCGATCGGCCGGCTCGTGCGCTATCAGGCGCCGGAGGAGACCGCTGCCGTGCGGGTCGACACCGGAGTCGGCGAAGGCTCCGAGATCAGCATGTTCTACGATCCCATGATCGCCAAGCTGGCGACCTGGGGCGAGACCCGCGACGCGGCCATTGCCGAGATGCGTCGGGCTCTGGACGCCTTCTATATTCGTGGCGTCAACCACAACATTCCCTTCCTGGCGGCGGTCATGGCCGCGGAACGCTTTCAGGCCGGGCGCCTGACCACCAACTACATCGCCGAGGAATATCCCGACGGATTTCAAGGCCGCGCCCTGCCGGCCGAAAATCGTAACCGTCTGGTTTCGGTGGCCGCCGTGTTGCAGTGGCGCAGCGAACGGGGCGGGGAGCGGCGCAAGAACGGCGGTGGCGGCGTCGAGCCTGTCGAGCGCGTGGTCATGGTCGGACGGGAACCGCACGTCGCGCGGATCCTTCCGATCGGCGCGACCTTCTCAGTCGAGTTCGACGGTGGCCGGCATCTGATCGAAAGCGACTGGAAGCCCGGTCAGCCTCTCTTCAAAGGCCACCTCGACGAGCACCCGATTACGGTGCAGGTCGATGCCGCCGGTCCGCGCTGGAAACTGACTCACGACGGCGGCACGGTGGATGTGCTGGTGCTGCGCCCGCGTCTGGCCGAATTGGCCGAGCTGATGCCGGTCAAGGTGCCGCCGGACATGAGCCGCTTTCTGCTCTCCCCCATGCCTGGCCTGCTGGTGTCTCTCGCCGTGACGGAGGGGCAGGAGATCAAGGCGGGCGAAGAGCTTGCCGTGGTCGAAGCGATGAAGATGGAGAACGTCCTGCGTGCCGAGCGCGACGGCAAGATCGCAAAGCTGCAGGCGGCGCCGGGCGATAACCTGGCGGTCGACCAGGTGATCATCGAGTTCGATTAG
- a CDS encoding TetR/AcrR family transcriptional regulator: MARVRAAEYDDKRDAILDRAAELFAANGFARTSMNAISEACGASKAALYHYYVGKDALLFDILDSHIRFLLDTVEAVAAAEPDPETRLYRLTETLMQGYADADAKHKVLLNEMGSLDPDKRETIRFMERRIVAVFAETLQELNPALARPELSKPVTMSLLGMLNWHYTWLKPGGPLTRETYARLATDLFLKGAAGLE; encoded by the coding sequence GTGGCACGCGTCCGGGCGGCGGAATACGACGATAAGCGCGACGCGATCCTGGACCGCGCGGCGGAGCTCTTTGCCGCCAACGGTTTCGCACGCACCTCGATGAACGCGATCTCGGAGGCCTGCGGCGCCTCCAAGGCCGCGCTCTATCACTACTACGTCGGCAAGGACGCGCTGCTGTTCGATATCCTCGACAGCCATATCCGGTTTCTGCTGGACACCGTCGAAGCCGTTGCGGCGGCGGAACCGGATCCGGAGACCCGGCTCTATCGTCTGACCGAAACCCTCATGCAGGGCTACGCCGACGCCGATGCCAAACACAAGGTGCTGCTCAACGAGATGGGCAGCCTCGATCCGGACAAACGCGAGACCATTCGCTTCATGGAACGCCGTATCGTCGCGGTCTTCGCGGAGACTCTGCAGGAACTGAATCCGGCTCTGGCACGACCGGAGCTAAGCAAACCGGTGACCATGTCCCTGCTGGGCATGCTGAACTGGCACTACACCTGGCTGAAGCCGGGTGGCCCCCTCACCCGCGAAACCTACGCCCGGCTCGCGACCGATCTCTTCCTCAAGGGCGCCGCCGGCCTGGAGTGA